The genomic region ATAAATTTATCACCTAAGTTGATGATGTTTGTTTTGTTATCTTTTTGATGCTTCACAGTCGGTTATGTCGAGTGTTTAAttggaaattttaattttctttttgatGCTTTTCTTTCTTCCCTTTTAGGGATGGGTATCCGTTGTAGTACTTCATTTAAACTTGGTAAATGAGATAATATTTATCTTTCATTCTAGGAACAGGCTGAAGTGGAGGAAGAAGAAGAACGGTCTGAAGAGGAAGTAGAAGAAGAGCCTGAGGTCATTACATTTTGTACCTTTTTAGTATAATATAATGGGCACTGTTTCCATTTGCTATGAGTTCTTGTGTTATTTAACTTTTATACTTCCTGTTTGATGTTGGTGATATTATGGCAGAAACGAAAAGGGACCCAAGGGCTTATTGAGATTGAGAATCCAAATTTGGCCAAACCAAAGAATGTCAAAGCTAAAGATCTTGTTGTAAGTTTGACAAATGCTACTCTGCACAAAATCTGgatttatatatgaatttataacTGTACTGAGTAATTGAAATTATATGTTCCAGATGGGCAGAACAACTGAACTATCAAGGCGTGAAAGGTTTGTAATTCTAGTTCTCTCTCTTTATCAAATTTGACTGATCGTTGCTTTATCGTGGGCATCTGAGTCAACTTTTGATTGCTTGAATACTTTTACTAGTTTATAATAATTGGGATTTTGCTTTAGTAATAGTTATCTGTCGTATCACagaaaggaaaaaagaaattATTATCATTGTTGATTCATATATAGTTCAATAATTCACTTTGTTGGACCAGTTTTATTTTGATGAAGCAGTGTTAACTCTTTCTGCTTTTGTTGAATCTAGAATTGATATAACATAGTAGTTCTTTTGTTGTGCTAAGTTGCATTTGTGGGATAACTTTGAGGCTGAAAAGGTAATAGACTTTTGGACATTAAATTTTAGTCTCTTTTGGTAGGGGAAAGATTTCCCACAACTAACAAATATATGATGTAGATTTGCTACACGTCTAAATCCTTCTAAGTAACTCTACCAACTGCGGGGTTTAAAATTTGTTACCTCAAAGTTGAAAACATGTCCCATATGCCTATAACTTCCTGGTGTTTACAGACTATATCTTTTATATTAGCATCATGTTGAATTATAACATCAATACTTTAAAAGATTCCTTATGTCTTTAATTAGAGACCATAGTCAACATTAGTTCTAGATTTTCCTTAAGAGTTTTTTATGCTTGTTACCTCATTGTTGTGCTTTCCTAGATAGTTTATTCTAATGATTATGTTTTTACAAATCTTAACTTCTGTTGAGATTGAATATTTTGTAAACTGGGTTACCACTTCCCAGTTGGAATGGGCTGAAGTAATGAGCAGAAGCCTTTTCATTACTTTGATTGAAACTGCTGTGGACTATTTGCTTCAAAGTTCAAAGTATGGTGGTTGATATGTTAAAGCATGTAATGACTGCAGAGGGAAATTTTGTTTGCAATGGGGGTTGATATGTTAAAGCATGTAATTATATATTTCAAATTGGTTATTTCCTTTGAGACCAGCTTGGTTGTGCtcttattttaatgtctatgacTGCAGAGAGGAAATAGAAAAGCAAAAGGCACATGAACGATATATGAAGCTGCAGGAACAAGGGAAAACTGAACAAGCAAGAAAGGATTTAGGTAACTTAAATTGAGTGGTTGTACAGTATTGTAACCTAAATTTAGTGTTTGGCAGCCCTTGCAAATATTATGATACTTTGACATGGCTTTTTCTGTGTCCTCTGTGGGACTGATTTGATTCTTTTTGGTTAACTGAATTCAGACTTGTAGCTGAGGTTGAAATTATGTTCATTGACTATAGTTCATTTGGATCTCTGGTCAAGACACCGTAGTTTTTAAACGGCGCCTCATTGCGTAGACAATGGCAATTGTCCACGGACTTAAGTGGTCAGAAATGTTATATGGAGCATTGAGGTGTTGATAAAATACTCATATTTGATTGCTGAGGTGAGTATGTAAAGGTAACATGATTTTAGTACCAGTCTTAAAGGTTGCAGGAATCTAAGGAAAGGTGTGTAAGAAGGATAAGATCTTTTCCTtgggatttttttaaaaaataaactggTTTCTTCCTGCCATAAGTGCTTAAATTCTGAGGTAGTAAAGTGTGTAAAACTATTATGATCTGCTAATGGTGATGGAAAGCTGCACCAAACAAAAGCCGAGGATGGAAAGTCTCTTGTATGTTAGGTTTTCAAAACAGCTATTTTCTTTAGCAATCTAAACCGTCTCTAAGGATGCATTGGGAAGGAAGAGGTTTAAGAGATAAATATTGCTGGTTTTCATGTATAGTACAACTGAGTTGGTTTCTCCTATTTGGTAAGGGCAAACTTCCCTGCAACTGAGTATATAGTATAATATCACAGTATCACCTTGATGTCTCATAAGCGCTGTTGTGCTTTCGGCTAACAAGCTTAACTCCTTTGTTTTTTCCTTTTCCGATGACTGCAGTGATATTTTtttctgttttgaaatttaacTAAATACACACCTCTTGTACAAATTTTGTTCTATTGTTTTACTGATTTTTACTTAATTACTATTGCAGAGCGCTTAGCCCTGATAAGGAAACAACGGGCAGAGGCTGCTAAGAAGAGAGAGGAAGAGAAGGCTGGTATGGTTCTTGCCAATTGTTGTCTCATCTTTATATTATAATACGAACTTTTGATTCCTCTTTGTTATGCTTCGTTCTGGTTAGTTATTTACTCCCCAAGTTTTCTGATATAAAAAATTGGCATCAGAATAGGCCTGCACTACATCTGTATTTGCAATATCAGTCGAAGCTGATACTATTTCTATTTGCCCTTACAGTGAGAGAACAGAAGAAAGTTGAAGCTCGCAAATAACCAAGCTGAGGAATCAATTATGACAAGGTTACCGTCAGTTTTTCTCTGTggcttatatataatatttacatttGTATACTGAAGCATTTATCCCATAAAAAATTGTTTTGAAGCTTATACATACAATCAATCTTCTAAACTTAATTCTACCTTATTTAGTTTTGGATCATCTCAATACCTGCTTGTCGTTCATGTTTCATGTCGATAATGATCTGTTTGTGCTCAAACATTGAAACATGCTAAAACATATAAGCAAAGAGCATAGATTTGGCTTATGCTTGGTAGGAGGGTACAAAGAAAGTAGAGAAGTTCTTGATCACCTTGTTTGAATTTTGAACATCTAGATTATCACATCGGTACTGACAACTATTAGTACTTGAACAAAAAATGGTTCATCTATCCATGCAGCAGTGATTGCATTTGGTGGCTTGTAGTTGGTTACTTGGTTGCCAAGAAGGGTTTCTGGGAGAACTTTTACTTGCCCATGGGCTAGTTCAGCCAGGGCCCAGACGTGTAGTTGATTGCTGAAGACCTGATTTATTGAACTTAGgttgtaaaagtatcatggaagtCCCTGTATTAAAAGTTAGattaaattttatctttttacTTAAAATGAATAATTAGTTATGTACACTAGATCAAAGAATAATTTGGTcttatttgttaaaaatttatccatctaAACTATTAAAAATGACGTGATTGAtagaataattaaataataacataTGATTACGTGTATCTCATGTTTGCATACAATGATAAGTTTTAACTATAGAAATAAATGGAATTTTTAATAAAACGATTagtttattatttgatttaactTACAAAGTTTAATTTACTCATCTTTTGAgtagaatgaataaaatataatattcaaCTCCTAATATAGATCTTCATGATACTTTTACTAGAATTAAttcttttgtttttgaaaataattgaaaaatagaattactttttaatatattttatttattaaaataaattgagatgaaattgGACCCAAAGACTAGGTTGAAAGCAGCCCGAGGAATAATCATAACCCTTCTACGTAAGTCACCTAAACTCATTACAGCACTCGAACTGATGCCCAAGGTCATTGATCCTTACTGAATAAAGGAATACTAAAATAAATACCATAACAATGTATACATACATAAGATAAAATAAAGGATAGATGAAGGAAAGAGGAAGTTGAAGATGGGGGGTGTAGGTAGCCTTGGGAAATGGACAAAATCCAGCACAATAAATCCAGCCTTGGGGTTTTTTTATTAGGCCTTAATAAAGTGAAAGAATCTGGTCTCAACTTTAATTAGTACGAGAAGGTGGAGAAGGAAGAAAGATACCTTGCTAACTACACTTTCTAGTATTTCATTTCTTCCACTTGTATCCTCTTCTATCTCCTTTTCTTTAGCCATCTGCTTAAatgtaaaattgtatttttagctatttttcaatttaagccattttaacataaaaattttaattttgacctttcaatttttaaaataacaGGTTTTCATGAGTTCTTTATATCTAttaacacatgtatatatattatatttaatttttttattaaggtGGTGAGTTAATTAAAACTCTTCTAtttaaagaataataaatattattataaataaaatctataaaaatcaatttaaacccGAATAAATTTATAGTAATATAACTTAACACAGAACATAAAAACCTCAAATTTGTCATTTTTAACTAAaatttcttttataaaataatatccaTAAATTTTTTCTTAATGCGTATAATTTAGATCCAACATTTGTACTGGATAAGGTTGAAATTGATGTAGGATAAAGTTGTGCAACAATAGAGATGAAATTTAATAGACTTTTTAAAAAGGTTGAATGattattatgaatatatatataaatctttCTTGTCTTGTAGggtttataattataaaatatatatatataaagaaccCATGGCCACTTCACCTTTGCTCAAAATGGCTTAGCTTTCaatcttaaaataataattaagcaATTAATCTAGGAGTTGaaattaattttatcaaattagttTCTGACTGGTGGTCCAATCAGTTCCCACTCTAATTAACAAATGCATAATCCCCCATAGTTTATTTGATGTTCCCATCATTACTTCATACAAATATTAAGACCCCCCTTTCCcacctcctttttctttttttttcctttagcatGTTTTTAAATACAGTATAATCATTAAACAAAATATATCATGTTCAAACTATGAAATATATGATGattgtttactttttttttttgttgttgtttttaaaCGAATTTGATAAGTATACTCTGAAAATAGGATAAATGGAAAAATTCTTCATTTGGTCTcttcataaaatttaatttaaatcttTTTAGTCCTTCTCTCTACTAGGAATAAGGGGAAGAGTTGTCCATGTTTTGAGCTTAAGACTTGACATCACAAGGACTGAAGTAACATAAGTTTTTTTTGTCACTACATTGATGGTAGATTTGATTATGGGGTGAGACATGGCGGGTCGAGTTGAGCTAATGTAAAATTTTAAGTCTATTTTCTAAGTTCGAATTTAGTTCGGTCAGGAAAATGGGTCTAAGATTTTACTCGAGTCTAACctagattaaaaatattaaacttgAGTTTGATCCTACACCCCAGTattaaattttttagattattattttatataaaaataaatttaaaaatataatatattaaacacactaaaaacattaaaataaatatttctcaacaaactaaaaatacattaaaaagtctttatactaaaataacactaaaatagttaTAACTTAGTAaacaaatacctctaaaataacaataaaattaataataaaacaatggttatacaatattcaaataataataataaaataataaaatgacaaCAGAACAACAATGAAACAACTTATTCGGGCTTGGACCAAAAAGTCATACCTGAGGCTTAGCTCATTTGGCTTtaatttttttgtccaaacttataATTTTATCTAGACTCGTGACCCTCTCACTTTTCAAACGAGTCTAGACAAATGACCCGGGAGATCCTGTTTGTTTTGGTTTcttcataaaatttaatttagatCTTTTTAGTCATTTTCTTTAGTAGGAATAGTGGAAAGATTTCTGTATATTTTGAGCGACTTCACAGCCACAAGGACTTATTTGTCATTACACTGATGGACTTTTTTagtgatttaattaaataaaagaaaacttgcatttttatcttttaattaaagTTTATTATCCCTTAGCTTAacgaaataaaattatttttaattcctatcgaaaattaataattcaatttaaatcttTCTAACATAAAAtatcaatttcaaattttaaaatttacaattttatctCTATTTCAACTCCAAATTCTTGATTTTGTCCTTGAATAATGGGGAATAATTATTAGCATGTATaattaatggtatataatttagTTTTTGTTTTGTGGTTTTAAAAAAGGGATAAGTAAACAAGTGAGGTTGGATTATATCTATTTTATAGGCCAAGGAGTGCCTACAAAAGTGGGATCTCCTTTcaatcttttcctttttttttttttttaaagtttataacTAGGtattcaatttaatatatatatgctcTCGGTTTagcatttttcttaaaaatatttttggattAACAAGTATTTTTGAATTCTTATTTTTGCTAaaatttactttgtaaaaacattgtttatctcaaaaatattttaaagaaacAATACTAAATTGATCCAAAATATAATAGAATTTAGAAGAAAAAATTGAATATCTTAAgatttaaattaaactaaaataagaaataattcacataataaattacttaaaataagaaataaaagttttaaaaatggCAGCAAAACCTGGGTATTATTGATTCCAATTCAATTAGGCGTTAGTTGAGGGTGGACCCACATCCCAAAAGATGTGCTGAAAATTGAAAGCATAATTGCATGGGGGAATTCAAGAATATGCCTTCTAAATATGCAGCCTTTTGATAGGGGTCCCTTTTCCTCCACTCTACGCCATTTCTCCCTCCCAAAAACCCTGTCCTTTTGCCGCCATTTCTATCCCCTTTTTGTCCACTATAATTATTTCCCTATTTTTATATTTACTTCACCaacctatttattttaaataccgCCAAAAAGTTTGAtgatttgttttcatttttaaggtttcaaatatcaaataattataatcataaaataaaaatgcaataaattttaaaaattcacacgattttttggataaaatttaatcctatttttttatacaatacaAATTTCTAGTTATAACTTTTGACACGAACccataaacaaaaaaaatatttaaatatgattAATTCATGTTCTCTTAATTATTGTAAtaacaattatattaattgaGTTAATGTCAGAAGCAAAACTTAGGTGTTGACAGTGAGCCAAACTAAgcctaaaatgaaaatatttttatttaaatcttttaaaattttaaattaataaaaatacaattatattttccctaaaattataaaaaaattaatactttaaaatttatgaaaacatatactattaaaataataaatttatatttcaacccaaaataattttttgattttATTCCTAGTTAAAACTAAACACCCATTCAAATAAATATTTACTTCAAATGCGACACGttttaactttcttttattttacgCTACACCATTTAATCTCATGAATATCTCTATTTAAACACAGAGCCCAAAAGGAGGCTAAATCAATTAATCGGGTGACTTCACCTCAACCATAAGAGGACAAAAGTTGatgaataattaaataaaatagtaaaaaggaaaataaggagGCTTTTTAAATTTGGTCAACAACAATGCACTTGACTTATGAGTTAGACCAACTGCAATTTGGACTTGGTCATTCGGTGATTCACGagctccttttctttttctattacCAAAGCTTTCATGTTTAAAATCCATTGGTTCAAGTTTTTTAAAGGGAAAaaagtttttattatttaaatagttttaaaaatattaataattttttatatcaaaattcataaatatttatgaattgtgTGCTTCTCGAAATTAGGACAAATACAATTAATTTGATGagttttattattgttttgaatTAATATGAAAAATTACAAAGCCACCAACATCCCTtaacctatttttatttttaaaattaatataaataatttaaattattttaaataatttaatgttttctaaataaataatatttaatttattatccaattaaatacaatatcaatttGCACCATAgatttttgtttttggtttaatATCACCTGAATTGCATTTTCTTAATAACAGAATTACCAAATAAATAcgaatttaaagttttaaaaacgTTTAAAGCGTTTAAGAATATTtctatttgaaaaataaataaatttattatttaatttaaatttctcaGGTGATAAATTGtaattaaaaaaactaaattcTGTAAATAGAAAAACACCCTAATTTAAACATGGTTATTATCATTATTACATATGTGTAATAAAAAAAGGAATTATTACACATGGTATTTTACTATGGCGGTTAAAAATAACCTTAAAAAATTTGTTTATAAAAGTGGAAAATACGTCTTTGTTCATTTCTCTCTCGCTTTTCCTCTcaaatttctctctcttttttttctctttattttttgttCTCAATTATATTAAGTCTCTCAGTTCTCTCGATCTCCCGTTGTTTTTCCCAAATTTTGCTTCGATTCGGTTAGTCTCTctgttttttgtttttattttttttattttgaagatTGTACGGAAATCATTGAATTCCTAGGGTTCTGCATTGTCTAAATTTTGATTAGTGCGGTTTTAATTAACTAAAAGGTTAACATTATTTTTCTTCCTTTGGATTATTTCAAGGTTGCTTTACTCATTCTGGGCTGTGATTTTTTGGTTCATGATTATAAGGTACGGCAAAGTAAAAAAACCCATccttctttgattttatttttttcattttttttaaaaattttgcatgcTGTTAAAGAATTTGGGTTGGTAATTGTTTTCTAAATATTGGGTATTAAAAAATTTGACGAATTTGTTGAAATTAAtgtgtgtgtatatgtatatatttctttTGATTCGTTAGAAGTACTAATCAAAGGAGGAGCTTGGTAGGATGATTTGTGAGGTTCTCCTTAGGATTGGGATAATTGTGAACAAAAActtgaaaatatttttgtttttgcttttaaatttaatcaataattaggaatttttatgAACAACTTCAATGTATTTGTACAGGAGggtaaatgtttgaaatttcccCATTCTCATAGCTTGATATATACGATATTACTGGTGGTAGAAAGTTTTTGATGATTGGTAATTATTTTGAGCCTATTTTGATATTGTAGATTTTCTTTTTCCAAGTTatcattcagggaaaattaaggTTAGATCATggtgatgattttttttttcttttttcttttattatttttgatgatttgaggaAAGAGATTTATGATACCTTTAGAAGTTTGAGAGCTGGGGAGTTGTCAAAACACACACTTGTTTTAAGGGAATGCTTGTTGACATGGAATTTAATATTTTTGAGTCTCTTGGCAGTGGTGGAAAAATAGTTTTTAGATCATATTAAACTAGTGGATTTGTAATAGCTAAGAGAACAATCTAGGCTAGTTTGATTTTCTCGTCTTCCTTTTCATTATTCGAATTTTATGGATTTACTAGCATTTTCATGTCATGTACAATTACATGGTTTATCATTTTGAACCGAGCtgagttttctttttcttaattattttcactCTGAAGCTGCAACAAATTACAACAACAATTTATTGAAGCAGCATGGGCCAAAGGAATATGCGAAGCCCTATTGATTTAGAAATCGATCAACAAGCCCAGGAATACCTCCAGCATGAACCTTGCATCTATTTGGGTGGGACGACGAACTACCCATCACCTGATATCCCAATGACCATCACAGCTCCAGGGAACACAACTAACCTTGATGCGCATCCCTTACCTGAGCATTATGACAACAGTATGTTTTATGGGATCCCTATGTACCCTGgtgttcagcatcatcatcattccCCAAATCTTGATCTTGGTATCGGGAGTGCCTCGAACTTTTATGTTCCCTATGTGCCTACCCCTTCATCCAGTGTTCCTATAAATCATGGAATCCCAGACCAGATGCCATCATCCAGCAACTATCGTATCCATGGAGTTTCTGCAGATGAATATGCAAGGAATTGCCACTTCATGGATAACGTTAGAGGCTTGTATAAGAGAAAGACTTCTGAAGGGATCCCAGGAAATTTTCAGCAGTTTAATGC from Gossypium arboreum isolate Shixiya-1 chromosome 1, ASM2569848v2, whole genome shotgun sequence harbors:
- the LOC108481037 gene encoding uncharacterized protein LOC108481037 isoform X1; protein product: MGRGKFKGKPTGHRHFSTPEELLAGSSARPRTFKKEQAEVEEEEERSEEEVEEEPEKRKGTQGLIEIENPNLAKPKNVKAKDLVMGRTTELSRREREEIEKQKAHERYMKLQEQGKTEQARKDLERLALIRKQRAEAAKKREEEKAVREQKKVEARK
- the LOC108481037 gene encoding uncharacterized protein LOC108481037 isoform X2, producing the protein MGRGKFKGKPTGHRHFSTPEELLAGSSARPRTFKKAEVEEEEERSEEEVEEEPEKRKGTQGLIEIENPNLAKPKNVKAKDLVMGRTTELSRREREEIEKQKAHERYMKLQEQGKTEQARKDLERLALIRKQRAEAAKKREEEKAVREQKKVEARK